A stretch of Bradyrhizobium diazoefficiens DNA encodes these proteins:
- a CDS encoding Hsp20/alpha crystallin family protein produces MAFRDLIPWSGKQELAPVRDSFDPFLTLHREMNRLFDDVFRGFAGTNLSPMMEGRFGWPKVELSETDKLLTVTAELPGLTEKDVEVEIANGVLTLRGEKKAERNGEGRYFTERYYGAFERQVPLDGVEEDKAEASFRNGVLTVSLPKSGKPREGVKRIAINTQ; encoded by the coding sequence ATGGCATTTCGTGATCTCATTCCCTGGTCGGGGAAACAGGAGCTTGCACCTGTCCGCGACAGCTTCGACCCGTTCCTGACGCTTCATCGCGAGATGAACCGGCTGTTCGATGACGTGTTTCGCGGCTTCGCCGGGACCAACCTTTCCCCGATGATGGAGGGTCGTTTCGGCTGGCCCAAGGTCGAACTCAGCGAGACCGACAAGCTGCTGACCGTCACGGCCGAACTTCCGGGCCTGACGGAGAAGGACGTCGAAGTTGAAATCGCCAACGGCGTCCTCACCCTCCGCGGTGAGAAAAAAGCCGAGCGCAATGGCGAAGGCAGGTATTTCACCGAGCGCTACTACGGCGCCTTCGAGCGGCAAGTCCCGCTCGACGGCGTCGAGGAGGACAAGGCCGAAGCGTCGTTCAGGAATGGCGTGCTGACCGTCTCACTGCCCAAGTCCGGAAAGCCGCGCGAAGGCGTCAAGCGCATCGCGATCAACACGCAATAG
- a CDS encoding LysR substrate-binding domain-containing protein — MNLISLDIRMLRSLISVVETGSITETARRLGRTQPAITLQLQRLEELTGKQLFEHAGRRLMLTDDGTTVLTYAKSILRLHDELISQLASQEIEGQVVLGTPDLYAAFMLPQILSVFRKSFPRVQVELNCALSTPLVGLVKRGDVDIALVTRMNDFTGGQVVRREQLVWMTGEHSAAHQERPIPLALLPPGNIYRDYAIDTLERANLRWRIACVSESVGGLQAAAFAGMAVTVLGRSALVPAMREIGPNEGLPPLPKIELLLYKSSGATSKAATALHDYLAHYLRLDEELSGRGGPIELS, encoded by the coding sequence ATGAACCTCATCAGTCTCGACATCCGCATGCTCCGGTCGCTGATCTCGGTGGTCGAGACCGGCAGCATCACCGAGACCGCACGACGGCTGGGTCGCACCCAACCGGCAATCACATTGCAATTGCAGCGGCTAGAGGAGCTCACAGGCAAGCAATTATTCGAGCATGCCGGGCGAAGGCTGATGCTGACCGACGACGGCACGACGGTTCTCACCTACGCCAAATCCATCCTGCGGTTGCATGACGAGCTGATCTCGCAACTGGCGTCGCAGGAGATCGAGGGCCAGGTCGTGCTCGGCACGCCCGACCTCTATGCGGCGTTCATGCTGCCGCAGATTCTGAGCGTGTTCCGAAAATCGTTTCCGCGCGTGCAAGTCGAGCTCAACTGCGCGCTGTCGACGCCGCTGGTCGGTCTCGTCAAGCGCGGCGACGTCGACATCGCACTCGTCACCCGCATGAATGATTTCACCGGCGGCCAGGTGGTACGCCGCGAGCAGCTGGTCTGGATGACCGGCGAGCACTCTGCCGCGCACCAGGAACGCCCGATCCCGCTGGCGCTCTTGCCGCCCGGTAACATCTATCGCGACTACGCCATCGATACGCTGGAACGCGCGAATTTGCGCTGGCGCATCGCCTGCGTCAGCGAAAGCGTCGGCGGCCTGCAAGCGGCGGCCTTCGCCGGCATGGCCGTCACCGTGCTCGGCCGCAGTGCGCTGGTGCCGGCGATGCGCGAGATCGGCCCCAATGAAGGCCTGCCGCCGCTGCCGAAGATCGAGCTGCTGCTCTACAAATCGAGCGGCGCGACCTCGAAGGCGGCAACCGCGCTGCACGACTATCTCGCCCACTATCTGCGCCTCGACGAAGAGCTCAGCGGCCGCGGCGGTCCGATTGAGCTCTCGTGA
- a CDS encoding Hsp20 family protein: MRTTFDFAPLWRSTIGFDHLADLVDSTLRQTTEDSYPPYNIERSGEDHYRISLAVAGFGVDDITVTAEQNALTIEGRKPDGAAREYLYHGIAARPFRRVFNLADYVQVKQASFRDGLLIIDLFREVPEAMKPRRIQIGGGDFPAAQIEQKAA, encoded by the coding sequence ATGAGGACCACATTCGACTTTGCGCCGCTGTGGCGCTCCACCATCGGCTTCGATCACCTGGCCGATCTCGTCGACAGCACGCTTCGCCAGACGACCGAAGACAGCTACCCCCCTTACAACATCGAGCGGTCCGGCGAGGACCATTACCGGATCAGCCTCGCCGTGGCGGGGTTCGGCGTCGACGACATCACGGTGACGGCCGAGCAGAACGCGCTCACGATCGAAGGCAGGAAGCCTGACGGCGCCGCGCGCGAATACCTCTATCACGGCATCGCGGCGCGGCCGTTCCGGCGGGTCTTCAACCTCGCCGATTATGTCCAGGTGAAGCAGGCGTCCTTCCGGGACGGTCTCTTGATCATCGACCTGTTCCGCGAGGTTCCGGAAGCGATGAAGCCGCGTCGGATCCAGATCGGGGGCGGGGATTTCCCTGCCGCTCAGATCGAGCAGAAGGCAGCCTAA
- a CDS encoding fumarylacetoacetate hydrolase family protein gives MTRTTRRRVLTAAAAMTAVSLVDTAPAAAQAAPKPIFPVPMVTIPIVGETQVFQVRRIYCIGRNYAAHAIERGSDPNREPPFFFQKPTDAIQNVAIGEVADHPYPSLTKNYHHEVELVAALKSGGTNIPAEKALDHVYGYALGLDMTRRDLQNGMAAEKKPWEIGKSFDHAAVLGPIHPASKTGHFDKGAISLAINGTVKQSSDLSKMIWSVAEQIAKLSEAFELKAGDIIYSGTPENVGPVVKGDVLLCKLEGLPDMSIKIV, from the coding sequence ATGACACGGACCACCCGACGCAGGGTGCTCACTGCGGCAGCCGCGATGACCGCGGTCAGCCTCGTAGACACGGCCCCGGCTGCAGCGCAGGCCGCACCGAAGCCGATCTTCCCGGTGCCGATGGTCACGATCCCGATCGTCGGCGAGACCCAAGTGTTCCAGGTCCGCCGCATCTACTGCATCGGGCGCAACTACGCCGCGCATGCGATTGAGCGCGGCTCGGATCCGAACCGCGAGCCGCCGTTCTTCTTCCAGAAGCCGACCGATGCAATCCAGAACGTCGCGATCGGCGAGGTCGCCGATCATCCCTATCCGTCGCTGACCAAGAACTATCATCATGAGGTCGAGTTGGTCGCTGCGCTGAAATCCGGCGGCACCAACATCCCGGCCGAGAAGGCGCTAGATCACGTCTATGGCTATGCGCTCGGTCTCGACATGACCCGACGCGATCTCCAGAACGGCATGGCCGCGGAGAAGAAGCCGTGGGAGATCGGCAAGAGCTTTGACCATGCTGCGGTGCTCGGTCCGATCCATCCTGCGAGCAAGACTGGTCACTTCGACAAGGGCGCGATTTCGCTCGCGATCAACGGCACGGTGAAGCAGAGCTCGGATCTCAGCAAGATGATCTGGAGCGTCGCCGAGCAAATCGCAAAACTGTCGGAAGCGTTCGAGCTGAAGGCCGGCGACATCATCTATTCCGGCACGCCGGAGAATGTCGGCCCCGTGGTGAAGGGCGACGTGCTGTTGTGCAAGCTTGAGGGCCTGCCGGACATGTCGATCAAGATCGTGTAG